In Caproicibacterium amylolyticum, a genomic segment contains:
- a CDS encoding GNAT family N-acetyltransferase, producing MHSYFMCTKRISFSKWTVSDLNLATELWGDKEVTRFIYASGEFTAQDIQRRLQTEIENEKNYGVQYWPIFNIESGEFIGCCGLRPCRDEKLVYEIGCHLHKKYWGKGYASEAVQAVIQYGTSALKATKICLGHHPKNAVPKKLAIKFRFRYIGDEFYEPTGLYHPTYELIL from the coding sequence ATGCACAGTTATTTTATGTGTACCAAAAGGATCAGTTTTTCTAAATGGACGGTCTCTGATCTGAATTTGGCGACTGAACTGTGGGGGGATAAAGAAGTTACGCGGTTTATTTATGCATCCGGTGAATTTACAGCGCAGGATATTCAGCGTCGTTTACAGACGGAAATCGAAAATGAAAAAAATTATGGTGTTCAGTATTGGCCTATTTTTAATATTGAATCTGGTGAATTTATTGGCTGCTGTGGGTTGCGACCATGCAGGGACGAAAAACTGGTGTATGAAATTGGCTGCCACTTGCACAAAAAGTACTGGGGAAAGGGTTATGCTTCTGAAGCAGTGCAAGCGGTTATACAGTATGGTACTTCTGCACTGAAAGCGACTAAAATATGTTTAGGGCATCACCCAAAGAACGCTGTGCCCAAAAAGTTGGCAATAAAGTTCAGATTTCGATATATTGGGGACGAATTTTATGAACCGACAGGGCTGTACCATCCTACTTATGAGTTGATTTTATAA